The proteins below come from a single Miscanthus floridulus cultivar M001 chromosome 1, ASM1932011v1, whole genome shotgun sequence genomic window:
- the LOC136461331 gene encoding uncharacterized protein — protein sequence MASLLKKIVDAEQWDAEDIAGRLGTVLHAAFLFAGFQPYGALPRSGHLLKKQSRKKGSSLCLSGQYTAPDLAHRDGADAAVLMLCVQGSDVALLVFLVTTDGDDTPENAYLERLDLGTVRPLLSRSLCGVEPWASRICKSLADGVCWGLLHELCRRNGLPLSGFESLPADLKAAVLEKLTDGKDLARVECVSSQLRLLVAERDHKLWKTLYKALPARQRRGRWRLWCLWFFHDDAESSDEEQETLSVGSSWKDMYVEARRRPYYPLLFRPRSWYFDSVDLDPIRIIRRRGLLSWPLLYMFFFQDMCVTRTDTPAPPEEEKERKKEEEGGRKEGERRRRHPGRRCHVPGALLSHVLHHPPHFAYTWYALLKP from the exons ATGGCGAGCCTCCTCAAGAAAATCGTAGACGCTGAGCAGTGGGACGCCGAGGACATCGCCGGGCGGCTGGGCACGGTCTTGCACGCCGCCTTCCTCTTCGCCGGCTTCCAGCCCTACGGCGCCCTGCCACGGTCGGGACACCTCCTGAAGAAGCAATCACGCAAGAAGGGAAGCTCGCTGTGCCTCTCCGGACAGTACACCGCGCCGGACCTTGCGCACCGCGACGGCGCGGACGCTGCCGTGCTGATGCTGTGTGTGCAGGGGAGCGACGTCGCGCTCCTCGTGTTCCTCGTCACCACCGACGGCGACGACACGCCGGAGAACGCGTACCTGGAGCGGCTGGATCTCGGCACCGTCAGGCCGCTCCTCTCCCGCAGCCTCTGTGGCGTGGAGCCCTGGGCGTCGCGGATCTGCAAGTCGCTCGCCGACGGCGTGTGCTGGGGCCTCCTCCACGAGCTGTGCCGCAGGAACGGTCTGCCGCTGAGCGGCTTCGAGTCCCTGCCCGCCGACCTCAAGGCAGCCGTCTTGGAGAAGCTCACCGACGGCAAGGACCTCGCGAGGGTGGAGTGCGTTAGCTCCCAGCTGAGGCTGCTCGTGGCGGAGCGTGACCACAAGCTGTGGAAGACCTTGTACAAGGCCCTGCCTGCGCGCCAGCGCCGGGGCCGGTGGCGTCTGTGGTGCTTGTGGTTCTTCCACGACGACGCCGAGAGCTCCGACGAGGAGCAGGAGACTCTCAGTGTCGGATCGAGCTGGAAGGACATGTACGTGGAGGCCAGGCGGCGTCCCTATTATCCCTTGTTGTTCAGGCCGCGCTCGTGGTACTTCGACTCCGTTGATCTTGATCCCATCAGAATAATTCGTCGAAGGGGCCTGTTGTCATGGCCCCtattatatatgtttttttttcaagACATGTGTGTT ACAAGAACCGATAcgcccgcgccgccggaggaggagaaagagaggaagaaggaggaagaaggaggaagaaaagaaggagaaaggaggaggaGGCACCCCGGCCGCCGTTGCCACGTCCCCGGCGCGCTCCTCTCTCACGTCCTCCACCACCCGCCGCACTTCGCGTACACCTGgtacgctctgctcaaaccctaa
- the LOC136461324 gene encoding uncharacterized protein, protein MAADRQEADHEKFGHVVFTKTGFNDFKHAYRGFPGHVGVSSCHNKARLCAEDFKNQRASITHKIDANTKTTKMLYEVHLTTALDVASFLIAQGHAFRGNDESGTSLNKGNFLEMIDWYKNRNDDVRVAYDELCQNNARMTSPQIQQDITRSYAEEVTEVIKEEIGDGYFSVLIDESRDISIAEQMAVLVRLIYEKKGMVVERFLGLQHVKDTTSSSLKKALTEILAAHSLPISRLRGQGYDGASNMKGEFNGLQKLYRL, encoded by the exons ATGGCCGCAGACAG GCAAGAAGCCGACCATGAGAAATTTGGTCATGTGGTTTTCACAAAGACAGGGTTTAATGATTTTAAACATGCATATAGAGGATTTCCAGGTCATGTTGGAGTTTCTAGTTGCCACAATAAAGCTAGATTATGTGCCGAAGATTTTAAGAATCAAAGAGCAAGTATTACCCATAAGATTGATGCTAATACCAAAACAACAAAAATGCTCTATGAAGTTCACTTGACTACTGCTTTAGATGTTGCAAGCTTTCTCATTGCACAGGGTCATGCTTTTCGTGGCAATGACGAATCTGGCACCTCTCTAAACAAGGGCAATTTCCTAGAAATGATTGATTGGTACAAAAACAGGAATGATGATGTGAGGGTTGCATATGATGAGTTATGTCAAAATAATGCCCGCATGACTTCTCCTCAGATTCAGCAAGATATTACACGGAGTTATGCTGAAGAGGTCACTGAAGTAATAAAAGAAGAAATTGGGGATGGCTATTTCTCGGTTCTAATTGATGAATCCCGTGATATCTCAATAGCAGAACAAATGGCTGTGCTTGTGAGGTTA ATTTATGAAAAAAAGGGAATGGTTGTGGAAAGATTTTTGGGTCTGCAACATGTCAAAGATACAACATCAAGTTCCCTAAAGAAAGCTTTGACTGAGATTCTTGCTGCCCATAGTTTACCTATTTCTAGACTAAGAGGCCAAGGATATGATGGTGCTTCAAACATGAAAGGTGAATTCAATGGTTTGCAAAAA